Part of the Nitrospira sp. genome, CTGAAGCGCCTGTTCGAACGATGATGCCCGCATCACGGCCAGCACGGGGCCGAAAATTTCTTCCTGCGCCAGGCGGTGAGTCGGCTCGATTCCTGCGATGACCACCGGTCCCAGGGCATAACCGGGGCCCTCCATCGACCGATCGACCACCACCCGGCCTTCGCGGCGCCCGATCTCCAAGTACTCCCGAATCCGTTTCTGAGCCCGCCCGTCGATCACCGGACCGAGCTGGGTGGCCGGATCCTCAGCCGCGCCGATGCGCAAACTCATCACCGCATCGGCCAGCCGTTGGATGAACGCATCGTGAATCGAATCCAGGAGGATCACACGTGAACAGGCGGAACATTTCTGTCCTGCATAACCGGTACACGATTGCACCACACCGGTGACGGCTTCATCGAGATCCGCCGTGTCATCGACGATGATGGCATTTTTCCCCCCCATCTCCGCGATGACGCGTTTGACGAACTTCTGTCCCGGTTGTTGCAGCGCAGCGGCCTGCACCATACCTAATCCCACGTCCTTCGATCCGGTAAAGGCAATCGTCGCGACAGAAGCCTGAGTCACCAGCTCCCGTCCCACGTCGGGACCACCCGGCACGTACTGCAGAACACCCGCCGGCACCCCGGCCTGCTTCAGAAGCATGGCAAGCCGGTAGCCCATGATCGACGCGCGCTCGGACGGTTTGAACAAGACCGGATTACCGGAGACCAGAGCCGCCGCGACCATACCAGTGGGAATGGCGAGCGGAAAATTCCACGGCGCAATCACAACGGTGATCCCGCGCGGACTCCAGAACAACTCGTTCAACTCACCGGGATACCGGCCCAGGCGGGGCGGCGGCTCAAGCTGCTCCATTTCTCCGGCGTAGTACTCCAGAAAATCGATCGCCTCGGCCACATCCGCATCGGCCTCGCGCCAGGGCTTGGCCTCCTCGAACAGTTCCCAGGCCGCCAACTCCCAACGTTGCTCGCGCATCAATGCAGCGGCCTTCCGCATCACGGCGACCCGTTCCGCAACCGTCCGATGTTTCCATTCCTCTGCATGAGACTCAGCGACCTTCAAGAGACCAGCCACGTCGGCAGGCCGATAACTCTGGACGATGTCGACCAGTTGTTCCGGCTGACTGGGATTGAAGGAACGTACATCCGCTCCCGTCGGGAGATGGGTATTCAGCTTCGAGACCTCAAGCCGCTGCCCCAATTGTTTGCGCACGTGATCGATGGCCTCGGCCATGGCGGCCCGAACGTCGTCTCGTGAAAAATCCGCCACTGGCTCGTTTACAAATGGAGCGGCCTCGACGCTGGAAAAACGCGTCATCGAAGAAGGAGGTGATGGGGGAGTCGCCACGGGCGGAGACAGCAACAAAGACAGAGGCTGCGACTCCACATATTCCTTCCGCAGGAACGATTCGTTCGACGTGTTCTCCAACAACCGCCTCACCAGATAGGCCATGCCGGGAAGGAGTTCTCCGACCGGGGCATAGAGCCGGAGCCTCCGGCCACGATCACTCATGGCATGCTGAAACGGCTCCGCCATACCGTAGATCATCTGATACTCCCAGGCATTCGACGGCAACTTGAGCGCCTCGGCCACCGCTTCGACCACGGCCAGGCTGCGAAGGTTGTGCGTGCCGAACGCCGGCCGGATCACCTCGCTTTGCTCCAAGAGCAATCGAACGAGCCGCTCGTAGTTCACATCCGTCTGCGCCTTCTGCTCGAACAGCGGCATCGGCCAGCCACGTTGCCGATAACGAATCGCGTCGGAGTCCCAATAAGCGCCCTTCACGAGCCTGATCGTGACGGGTACCAGCCGCTCCCTGCTCCAGGCCAACAGCCGCTGCACATCGTCATACGTATCGGTGCGATAGGCCTGCAGCGCAATCCCTGCATGGGGAAACGTTCGGAAGGGTTCTTCCATAAACAGGCGCATGAAAATCGAAAGAATCAGCTCCTTGGTGTCCGCCTGTTCCATATCGAAAATGACCGAGGCGGGGAGCGTGCCGGCAAGATTCAACAACGGCCGCAGGCGGGCAGCGACTGCGCGATAGCTGGATTCGGGATCGATGGGATCGAGCTGCGAATAGAGTGCCGAGATCTTGATCGACAATTGCACGCGGGGCAGGGGACCAAGGTGATCCCGTTCGAGTAACGGCGCAGGAGACCAAGCGGGACAGGCCTCACCGAGGGCCTGCAAAGCCGCGAGGCAACGATCACGATAGGCATCCGCCTCTCGCTCGCTGACACTGGCTTCACCCAGTAGATCCACCGAAAAAGCCCGCCCGTCCTCCCATAACTTATGGAGCGTCGGAACGGCCTGCTCGATGGACGCACCGGCGATGAAACTGGTGGCCATCTGCTCCACCTGATGCCGGATGGCCTTTCCACTGAGCGATGCGCCG contains:
- a CDS encoding bifunctional proline dehydrogenase/L-glutamate gamma-semialdehyde dehydrogenase, with the translated sequence MPLDPALLEPRIRAIGEDLARRSGGRAPGLFDSRWWSQAAINLAMKDPAFKAQLFRFIDVLPSLHDDARVVQLAEEYFGEMSAHLFGAQWGLKALASTKLGASLSGKAIRHQVEQMATSFIAGASIEQAVPTLHKLWEDGRAFSVDLLGEASVSEREADAYRDRCLAALQALGEACPAWSPAPLLERDHLGPLPRVQLSIKISALYSQLDPIDPESSYRAVAARLRPLLNLAGTLPASVIFDMEQADTKELILSIFMRLFMEEPFRTFPHAGIALQAYRTDTYDDVQRLLAWSRERLVPVTIRLVKGAYWDSDAIRYRQRGWPMPLFEQKAQTDVNYERLVRLLLEQSEVIRPAFGTHNLRSLAVVEAVAEALKLPSNAWEYQMIYGMAEPFQHAMSDRGRRLRLYAPVGELLPGMAYLVRRLLENTSNESFLRKEYVESQPLSLLLSPPVATPPSPPSSMTRFSSVEAAPFVNEPVADFSRDDVRAAMAEAIDHVRKQLGQRLEVSKLNTHLPTGADVRSFNPSQPEQLVDIVQSYRPADVAGLLKVAESHAEEWKHRTVAERVAVMRKAAALMREQRWELAAWELFEEAKPWREADADVAEAIDFLEYYAGEMEQLEPPPRLGRYPGELNELFWSPRGITVVIAPWNFPLAIPTGMVAAALVSGNPVLFKPSERASIMGYRLAMLLKQAGVPAGVLQYVPGGPDVGRELVTQASVATIAFTGSKDVGLGMVQAAALQQPGQKFVKRVIAEMGGKNAIIVDDTADLDEAVTGVVQSCTGYAGQKCSACSRVILLDSIHDAFIQRLADAVMSLRIGAAEDPATQLGPVIDGRAQKRIREYLEIGRREGRVVVDRSMEGPGYALGPVVIAGIEPTHRLAQEEIFGPVLAVMRASSFEQALQLANGTAYALTGGLYSRSPRHIELARQAFDVGNLYINRSITGALVGRQPFGGHRLSGIGAKAGGEEYLKQFMVARVVSEQTLRRGFAPTL